In the Arthrobacter zhaoxinii genome, one interval contains:
- the glmS gene encoding glutamine--fructose-6-phosphate transaminase (isomerizing) — MCGIIGYAGRPDAVPGIGAGGHGALDVVMEGLRRLEYRGYDSAGVAVLTPLGIEYRKKSGKLANLVAELESAPLTPATTGIGHTRWATHGGPTDENAHPHLADNGRLAVIHNGIIENFAELKAELLDAGTVFVSETDTEVAAALLASVYRGEGDADLAKSMQLACQQLEGAFTLLAVHTDSPGTVVAARRNSPLVVGLGDGENFLGSDVSGFIDFTRRAVELGQDQVVTITPDSVLITDFFGEEAAGTEFYVNWDAAAAEKGGYDSFMEKEINDQPQAVGDTLLGRSDIDGRLTLDELRVSPEELKNVNKIMVLACGTSAYAGQVAKYAIEHWCRLPVEVELSHEFRYRDPIVDSNTLVVAISQSGETMDTLMAVRYAKEQGAKILAICNTNGSTIPRESDAVLYTHAGPEIAVASTKAFLAQITAAYLLGLYLAQIRGNKFQGEIKDILADLGKVPEKIQQVLDNSGQIRELAQLMKDTKSVLFLGRHVGFPVAMEGALKLKELAYIHAEGFAAGELKHGPIALIEEGQPVFVVVPSPRGRDSLHAKVVSNIQEIRARGAKTIVIAEEGDDAVKAYAEHIFYVPETPTLLAPLLTTVPLQIFACELATAKGFDVDQPRNLAKSVTVE, encoded by the coding sequence ATGGAAGGCCTTCGGCGGCTGGAATACCGGGGCTACGACTCGGCCGGTGTCGCCGTCCTCACGCCCCTCGGCATTGAATACCGCAAGAAGTCCGGCAAGCTGGCCAACCTGGTGGCCGAACTGGAATCGGCACCGCTGACCCCGGCCACCACCGGCATCGGCCACACCCGGTGGGCCACGCACGGCGGCCCCACCGACGAAAACGCCCACCCGCACCTGGCGGACAACGGCCGCCTGGCCGTGATCCACAACGGCATCATCGAGAACTTCGCCGAGCTCAAGGCGGAACTGCTGGACGCCGGCACGGTCTTTGTCTCCGAAACCGACACCGAGGTGGCCGCAGCGCTGCTGGCCTCCGTTTACCGCGGCGAAGGCGACGCGGATCTGGCAAAGTCCATGCAGCTCGCCTGCCAGCAGCTCGAGGGTGCGTTCACCCTGCTGGCCGTGCATACCGACTCTCCCGGCACCGTGGTTGCCGCCCGCCGCAACTCCCCGCTCGTCGTCGGGCTGGGCGACGGCGAGAACTTCCTGGGCTCGGATGTCTCGGGCTTCATCGACTTCACCCGCCGCGCCGTCGAACTGGGGCAGGACCAGGTAGTCACCATCACCCCTGACTCCGTCCTGATCACCGACTTCTTCGGCGAAGAAGCCGCCGGCACCGAGTTCTATGTGAACTGGGATGCCGCGGCAGCCGAAAAGGGCGGCTACGACTCCTTCATGGAGAAGGAAATCAACGACCAGCCGCAGGCAGTGGGTGACACCCTGCTGGGGCGGTCCGACATTGACGGACGGCTCACCCTCGACGAGCTGCGCGTCAGCCCCGAAGAGCTCAAGAACGTCAACAAGATCATGGTGCTGGCCTGCGGTACCTCTGCCTACGCGGGACAGGTAGCCAAGTACGCCATCGAGCACTGGTGCCGGCTGCCGGTCGAGGTGGAGCTCAGCCACGAGTTCCGTTACCGGGATCCGATCGTCGACTCGAACACGCTGGTCGTGGCGATCTCCCAGTCCGGAGAAACCATGGACACGCTGATGGCGGTCCGTTACGCCAAGGAGCAGGGCGCGAAGATCCTCGCGATCTGCAACACCAACGGTTCCACCATTCCGCGCGAATCGGATGCCGTCCTGTACACGCACGCCGGACCGGAAATCGCCGTCGCCTCCACCAAGGCGTTCCTGGCGCAGATCACTGCCGCCTACCTGCTTGGCCTGTACCTGGCGCAGATCCGCGGCAACAAGTTCCAGGGCGAGATCAAGGACATTCTTGCGGATCTGGGGAAGGTGCCGGAGAAGATCCAGCAGGTGCTGGACAATTCCGGCCAGATCAGGGAACTGGCGCAGCTGATGAAGGACACCAAGTCGGTGCTGTTCCTCGGCCGCCACGTCGGCTTCCCGGTGGCCATGGAAGGCGCCCTGAAGCTGAAGGAACTCGCCTACATCCACGCCGAGGGATTCGCCGCCGGCGAGCTCAAGCACGGCCCGATCGCACTGATCGAGGAAGGCCAGCCCGTGTTCGTGGTGGTCCCCTCACCGCGCGGCCGGGATTCGCTGCACGCCAAGGTGGTCTCCAACATCCAGGAAATCCGTGCCCGCGGCGCCAAGACGATCGTGATCGCAGAAGAGGGCGACGACGCCGTCAAGGCCTACGCCGAGCACATCTTCTACGTGCCGGAAACCCCGACTTTGCTGGCCCCGCTGCTCACCACGGTGCCGCTGCAGATCTTCGCCTGCGAACTGGCCACGGCCAAGGGTTTCGACGTGGACCAGCCGCGTAACCTCGCCAAGTCCGTCACAGTGGAATAA
- a CDS encoding NAD(P)H-hydrate epimerase has protein sequence MIRAYTGTAVRRSEAPLLAAGRGGELMQRAAYGLYAAAAASLTARRGRIYGSSVTVLAGSGNNGGDALYAAARLARRGAAATAVLTSAAAHPEALAAFRAQGGKTLALTESNAAAVSGAALAADAVLDGVLGTGGSGGLRGPARILAEALNTARLQGKAPLVVACDLPSGVDADSGRVAGTCLQADLTVTFGAVKTGLLAGPGAAAAGEIRCIDIGLGPHLGTPDAYRLQAEDLAGLLPVPTPADQKYSRGVLGVAAGSETYPGAALMAAGAALATGVGMLRYLGPATVARLINLAHPEAVCSSDAVADIHVQAWVAGPGAGKDEDQRRRARDAMASGLPAVIDADAIGVVAPGLHPAVILTPHAGELTALLRSLGEDADRAEIEADPIRYARLAAARTGATVLLKGWATLAAAPTGELYSQAEATPWLATAGSGDTLSGILGALLATDRTPDSERGPGHYARLAAAAAHLHGRAGTLAAADGPVQPSLLEPRIRAIVANLTKQSHRKFK, from the coding sequence ATGATTCGTGCGTATACCGGTACCGCGGTCCGCAGGTCCGAAGCCCCGCTGCTGGCCGCAGGCCGGGGCGGGGAACTGATGCAGCGTGCAGCCTACGGGCTGTACGCCGCCGCTGCCGCCTCACTGACGGCCCGCCGAGGCCGGATCTACGGTTCGAGCGTCACCGTGCTTGCCGGCAGCGGCAACAACGGCGGCGATGCGCTGTACGCGGCCGCCCGGCTTGCCCGGCGCGGAGCGGCGGCGACGGCGGTGCTTACGTCTGCCGCAGCCCACCCCGAAGCGCTGGCGGCCTTCCGGGCACAGGGCGGAAAGACCCTCGCCCTTACCGAGTCCAACGCCGCAGCGGTTTCCGGCGCCGCGCTGGCCGCCGACGCCGTGCTCGACGGCGTCCTGGGCACCGGCGGCAGCGGCGGGCTCCGCGGACCCGCCCGGATACTCGCGGAGGCACTGAACACGGCCCGGCTGCAGGGAAAGGCCCCGCTGGTCGTGGCCTGCGACCTGCCCAGCGGAGTTGATGCCGATTCCGGCCGGGTGGCGGGAACCTGCCTGCAGGCGGACCTCACAGTCACCTTCGGCGCCGTCAAGACGGGACTGCTGGCCGGGCCCGGCGCGGCAGCGGCCGGGGAAATCCGGTGCATCGACATCGGGCTCGGCCCGCACCTCGGAACCCCGGACGCCTACCGGCTGCAGGCCGAAGACCTGGCCGGGCTCCTGCCGGTTCCCACCCCCGCGGACCAGAAATACAGCCGCGGCGTCCTCGGTGTAGCCGCCGGCTCGGAGACCTACCCCGGAGCAGCGCTGATGGCCGCGGGAGCAGCCCTCGCCACCGGCGTCGGCATGCTCCGCTACCTGGGACCCGCGACGGTGGCCCGGCTAATCAACCTGGCGCACCCGGAAGCGGTCTGCAGTTCGGACGCGGTCGCGGACATCCACGTCCAGGCCTGGGTCGCCGGACCCGGCGCCGGCAAGGACGAAGACCAGCGCCGCCGGGCCCGGGACGCCATGGCCTCGGGGCTGCCGGCCGTGATCGACGCCGACGCGATCGGCGTCGTGGCACCCGGCCTGCACCCGGCCGTCATCCTGACCCCGCATGCCGGTGAACTCACTGCGCTGCTGCGGTCCCTGGGCGAGGACGCCGACCGCGCGGAGATCGAAGCCGATCCGATCCGTTACGCCCGCCTGGCGGCCGCACGCACCGGTGCCACCGTCCTGCTCAAGGGGTGGGCCACGCTGGCCGCCGCTCCCACCGGCGAACTGTACAGCCAGGCCGAGGCCACGCCGTGGCTTGCGACGGCGGGGAGCGGCGACACGCTCTCCGGCATCCTGGGCGCGCTGCTGGCCACCGACCGGACGCCGGACTCCGAACGGGGACCGGGCCACTACGCCCGCCTGGCGGCAGCTGCAGCCCACCTGCACGGCCGGGCCGGAACGCTGGCAGCCGCCGACGGTCCGGTTCAGCCGTCACTGCTGGAGCCCCGGATCCGGGCGATTGTTGCGAATCTCACCAAGCAGTCGCACCGCAAATTCAAGTAA
- a CDS encoding holo-ACP synthase, whose product MIIGIGVDVVDVPRFGRQLERTPGLRARLFAPAERELNLRSLAARFAAKEAVAKALGAPAGMNWQHCQVVLDPAGAPMLQIDGTVAAVAEGKGVQTWHLSLSHDGDMATAMVIAEG is encoded by the coding sequence GTGATTATCGGAATCGGCGTCGATGTAGTGGATGTACCGCGGTTCGGCCGTCAGCTGGAACGCACCCCCGGGCTGCGCGCCCGGCTGTTCGCTCCGGCGGAACGTGAGCTGAACCTGCGTTCCCTCGCAGCACGGTTCGCGGCGAAGGAAGCCGTCGCCAAGGCCCTGGGCGCACCGGCCGGCATGAACTGGCAGCACTGCCAGGTTGTGCTGGATCCCGCCGGGGCCCCGATGCTGCAGATCGACGGAACAGTGGCCGCCGTGGCGGAGGGCAAGGGTGTGCAGACCTGGCACCTGTCGCTCAGCCACGATGGCGACATGGCTACTGCAATGGTCATCGCCGAAGGCTAG